One window from the genome of Papilio machaon chromosome 6, ilPapMach1.1, whole genome shotgun sequence encodes:
- the LOC106712002 gene encoding protein vestigial, which translates to MYGAYYPYLYGRGAARSFHHAPHFQYDRLNVQAGNGGEYGAGAAALSSGSASSGAQSPASPPHAHLPLAPHAHSHAHAHAHAHAHAHAHTHAPHAHAAHHSPRLRAKEEDLSAHGRASADGGGSSESEGECGAGAGRGRAQYVSANCVVFTHYAGDVAAVVDEHFARALAIDKPKESVPLASRNLPASFFNAAACGATGAGGPGGPGAPGCGLELYEYDPWHQPYGYARDYQHVGYGGLLLGRGGLHAQYKPVEWGAQHAHLDPAACAPYSYPAVPGLEAQVQDTSKDLYWF; encoded by the exons ATGTACGGCGCCTACTACCCCTACCTGTACGGGCGCGGCGCCGCGCGCTCCTTCCACCACGCGCCGCACTTCCAGTACGACCGG CTGAACGTGCAAGCCGGCAATGGCGGCGAGTAcggcgcgggcgcggcggcgcTCAGCTCAGGCTCGGCCTCCTCCGGTGCGCAGTCGCCCGCCTCGCCGCCGCATGCGCACCTGCCGCTCGCGCCGCACGCGCATTCCCACGCGCACGCTCACGCGCACGCGCATGCCCACGCACACGCGCACACGCACGCGCCGCACGCTCACGCCGCGCATCACTCGCCCCGGCTGCGCGCCAAGGAAGAGGATTTGTCTGCACATGGACGCGCCAGTGCTGACG gcgGCGGGTCGTCGGAGTCGGAGGGCGAGTGCGGGGCGGGCGCGGGACGCGGGCGCGCGCAATACGTCAGCGCCAATTGCGTCGTGTTCACGCACTACGCGGGCGATGTCGCCGCCGTCGTCGACGAGCACTTTGCGCGCGCACTCGCCATCGATAAACCCAAAG AGAGCGTGCCGCTGGCGTCGCGCAACCTGCCAGCGTCGTTCTTCAACGCGGCGGCGTGCGGCGCGACCGGCGCGGGTGGGCCGGGCGGTCCGGGCGCGCCTGGCTGCGGTCTCGAGCTGTACGAGTACGACCCCTGGCACCAGCCGTACGGCTACGCGCGCGACTATCAGCACGTCGGCTACGGCGGCTTGCTGCTGGGTCGCGGAGGGCTGCACGCGCAGTACAAGCCCGTCGAGTGGGGGGCGCAGCACGCGCACCTCGACCCCGCCGCCTGCGCGCCCTACTCCTACCCCGCCGTGCCCG GTCTGGAGGCGCAGGTGCAGGACACCTCCAAGGATTTGTACTGGTTCTGA